A stretch of Miscanthus floridulus cultivar M001 chromosome 13, ASM1932011v1, whole genome shotgun sequence DNA encodes these proteins:
- the LOC136500919 gene encoding probable adenylate kinase 7, mitochondrial: protein MAGLLRLAAGAAARSSLTRRALAPHRRLAAAAMEECWSDWEDDDEEAARRARASAPAPGLDPAGGGPGGVQWVVMGRPGPQKHAHAARLAEVLAVPYISMGTLVRQELCPASHLYRKIANSVNEGRLVPEDIIFGLLTKRLEDGYNKGETGFILDGIPRTRMQAEILDEIVDVDLVLNFKCADDCFMKKRSRGDICSHCGQLFDVSNSASTNCSPSLGSYTWHSQVEPAGVVGLEASRMERMRTYAKQTKQLEDYYKKQRKIVELKTSARPGETWQGLVAALHLQHLDSPPTPHKLTA from the exons aTGGCCGGCCTCCTGCGGCTCGCTGCGGGCGCCGCGGCCAGATCGTCCCTCACCCGGCGCGCCCTCGCCCCACACCGGAGGCTCGCGGCGGCCGCGATGGAGGAGTGCTGGTCTGActgggaggacgacgacgaggaggcggcCCGCCGCGCGCGCGCCTCGGCGCCGGCCCCCGGCCTCGACCCCGCCGGCGGGGGCCCCGGGGGCGTGCAGTGGGTCGTCATGGGCCGCCCGGGCCCGCAGAAGCACGCCCACGCCGCGCGCCTCGCCGAGGTGCTCGCCGTGCCCTACATCTCCATGGGCACGCTCGTCAGGCAGGAGCTCTGCCCCGCCTCGCACCTCTACAGGAAG ATTGCAAACTCGGTAAATGAAGGGAGGCTTGTTCCAGaggacatcatatttggattgcTGACGAAGCGGCTTGAGGACGGATACAACAAGGGTGAAACTGGGTTCATTCTTGATGGCATTCCACGCACCCGTATGCAAGCT GAGATTCTTGATGAGATTGTGGATGTTGATTTGGTTCTGAATTTCAAGTGTGCTGACGACTGTTTCATGAAGAAGCGATCGAGGGGCGACATCTGCTCCCACTGTGGACAGCTCTTTGATGTCAGCAATTCAGCATCTACGAACTGTAGCCCCAGCCTCGGGAGTTATACATGGCATTCTCAGGTAGAACCTGCTGGTGTTGTAGGCCTTGAAGCCTCAAGGATGGAGAGGATGCGCACTTATGCTAAGCAG ACCAAGCAGCTGGAAGATTACTACAAGAAGCAGAGGAAAATTGTGGAACTGAAGACATCTGCTCGCCCTGGGGAAACATGGCAGGGGCTCGTAGCCGCCCTGCACCTCCAGCATCTGGACTCACCCCCAACACCGCACAAACTCACCGCGTAA
- the LOC136501933 gene encoding putative disease resistance protein RGA3, with translation MRHFTTDRYIKQEIRNLLKDICSVSKNRPLTLTSRNMGDDQHDRSCDGQELMRHDNLVEPEKIEMRILPLVDKLTEHHEPSRQFIIFAIYGLGGVGKTTIARKIFDDQRTQSAFSTRVWVSISKGSSVAQILQATCAAPSIGVLEVPKTKNKLQMLLADKIGGRRIFLVFNIHDGVPSKQGIGNAEIFGNLIEVLKFFHAAAEGSHVLITTSDENVGNEIKSAQIQKGAEGYGLQTDRIWQLTVEDSWMLLLRAACLEQAKITPELKQIGIGILQKCNCLPLAIEAVGGVLRQKGYRQKEWEGIRDSRAFSLKDPTTGTEGVRSSIYLSYQYAPPHLKQCFLYLSLLPVDFEIEQHLVTQLWISEGLIDIGTRHGHSLEETADEQSSVSQQESNKHNNSEETAQEPGSSEIVIVDDENNASSEHARENTTSSQGIVEGHNRQPPKGSPCVSSSGHSSKTSLDNKQSHCLVQEMADSYFKELAERGLVQRENKTKRYKMHEQVRKIADSLTENEVCAGDPKYVATMPASLYRLSFLNKGLTTIPEDVGRLKSLKTLLLSGNSLGETDMDSICKNLELLRVLDLSDTEIQSVPKTLGNLVYLRHLNLSRTRIRALHESIGRLRRLRFLGLRECEHLTSLPKSIQKLLKLEYLDFRDTGITKSTRLHNLRHLTLLHGFVVGSMSSYGLLLEDLQNMSDLSDLQIDIRKIVDRNIERDGIGMLKEKGNLRNLEIRCCTVNSENLSAGDPDRLKTMFTQLHPPQCLVSLKIDGYHGTVYPEWLCFSELPNLQHLSLENCKSCGGLPPIWHLQKLKFLRIANLSKLQTIDMQPTAEMPSFPNVEELEIEDMEVLEYWSDFQAGDLPHLRKLALRRCPKLKRLPGGLEHCKIISTMELIGAGLVQVLEKIHVQELIVEAMPSLTEVSNLPLMKAFTVISCPNLGIVSGVNSLQHIHMEDEQLEQLPKWLGQHFSRIETLDIEGKEQLLARCERNKEDWYIVREIPRVYAYLPKRLPYFSYARSSDFFCKYKRQRTDARKDHLHSPEAGVQRTGFTVSSSSRGNDDSPLGPAAPVDETGRKFLSLGPPPTDETYKKILSVMSLFVVIVLWMIMNLTDSHHNLLEDLSLFGFYVCTMFYFIFLVMKRRR, from the coding sequence ATGCGCCATTTTACCACGGACAGGTATATCAAGCAAGAAATAAGGAACTTACTTAAGGATATATGCTCAGTATCTAAGAACCGTCCTCTCACGCTCACAAGCAGAAATATGGGAGATGATCAGCATGACAGATCATGTGATGGTCAGGAACTCATGCGCCATGACAATTTAGTGGAGCCAGAAAAAATTGAGATGAGGATATTGCCATTGGTTGACAAACTGACAGAACATCATGAACCATCTCGGCAGTTTATCATTTTTGCAATCTATGGGCTGGGAGGAGTAGGAAAAACAACTATTGCCAGAAAAATATTTGATGATCAGAGGACGCAAAGTGCTTTCAGCACACGCGTATGGGTGTCCATTTCTAAAGGATCCAGTGTTGCTCAGATCTTACAGGCAACATGTGCTGCTCCATCTATAGGGGTCCTGGAAGTACCAAAAACAAAGAACAAACTCCAGATGCTGTTGGCTGACAAGATTGGGGGAAGGAGAATCTTTCTGGTTTTTAACATACACGACGGTGTTCCCTCAAAACAAGGCATAGGTAATGCTGAAATATTTGGGAACCTAATTGAAGTCCTCAAGTTCTTTCATGCTGCTGCTGAAGggagccatgttttgataacgaCCAGTGATGAGAATGTTGGCAATGAGATAAAGTCAGCTCAAATCCAGAAAGGCGCCGAAGGATacggtctccaaacggaccgcatATGGCAGCTAACAGTGGAAGATAGTTGGATGTTACTACTTAGGGCAGCTTGCCTGGAGCAAGCAAAAATCACGCCTGAACTAAAGCAAATTGGTATAGGGATTCTGCAAAAATGCAATTGTCTTCCTCTTGCTATCGAGGCCGTTGGCGGTGTTCTTCGTCAAAAGGGCTACAGACAAAAGGAATGGGAGGGAATACGTGATAGCAGAGCATTTTCTCTCAAGGATCCTACCACGGGAACTGAAGGAGTTAGGAGCAGCATCTATCTGAGCTACCAGTATGCGCCACCACATCTAAAGCAATGCTTTCTTTATTTATCACTTCTCCCTGTAGATTTTGAGATTGAGCAACACTTGGTTACTCAGTTGTGGATTTCAGAGGGCCTTATTGATATTGGTACAAGACATGGCCACTCATTAGAAGAGACTGCTGATGAGCAGAGTAGTGTTTCCCAACAGGAATCCAACAAGCACAACAACAGTGAAGAGACAGCACAAGAGCCAGGATCGTCTGAaattgtaattgttgatgatgagAACAATGCTTCATCAGAACATGCTAGAGAGAACACTACTTCGTCGCAAGGGATAGTAGAGGGCCACAACCGTCAGCCACCTAAAGGGTCACCTTGCGTCAGCAGCAGTGGACATTCTTCAAAAACAAGTCTAGATAATAAGCAAAGCCATTGTTTGGTTCAAGAGATGGCTGACTCATACTTCAAAGAGCTTGCAGAGAGGGGTCTTGTTCAAcgagaaaacaaaacaaaacgaTATAAGATGCACGAGCAAGTTAGGAAAATTGCAGACTCCTTAACTGAAAATGAGGTATGTGCTGGCGATCCCAAGTATGTGGCTACAATGCCAGCTAGCCTGTATCGTCTATCTTTTCTGAACAAAGGACTCACCACTATCCCTGAAGACGTTGGAAGGCTAAAGAGTCTGAAGACACTTCTCCTATCTGGCAATTCACTTGGTGAAACCGACATGGATAGCATATGCAAGAACCTGGAATTATTGCGAGTTCTTGACCTCTCAGATACAGAGATCCAATCTGTTCCAAAAACGTTGGGAAATCTGGTGTACCTTAGGCACCTAAATCTTTCCCGTACAAGAATAAGAGCACTCCATGAGTCCATTGGCCGCCTCAGGAGACTGCGGTTCTTGGGTTTGCGGGAATGTGAACATCTCACTTCCCTTCCCAAAAGCATACAAAAGTTACTGAAGCTGGAATATCTCGATTTTAGAGACACTGGCATTACAAAGTCCACAAGGTTGCACAATCTGAGGCATCTTACACTTCTTCATGGCTTTGTAGTGGGCAGCATGTCTTCATATGGCTTACTTTTGGAAGATCTGCAGAACATGAGCGATTTAAGTGACCTGCAGATAGATATTAGAAAAATTGTAGACAGAAACATTGAAAGGGATGGAATTGGAATGCTGAAGGAGAAAGGTAATCTCAGGAACCTGGAGATCAGATGCTGTACTGTTAACTCAGAAAATTTATCAGCTGGAGATCCAGATAGATTGAAAACAATGTTCACACAGCTTCATCCTCCTCAGTGTTTAGTGTCACTCAAAATTGATGGCTATCATGGAACTGTTTATCCAGAATGGTTATGTTTCTCTGAGCTTCCAAATCTACAACACCTTAGTCTGGAAAACTGCAAGTCCTGTGGAGGGTTACCACCAATTTGGCATCTTCAGAAGTTGAAGTTTCTCAGAATAGCCAATCTCTCCAAGCTGCAGACAATTGACATGCAACCAACAGCAGAAATGCCATCATTTCCTAATGTAGAGGAGTTGGAAATTGAGGACATGGAAGTTTTAGAATACTGGTCAGATTTTCAAGCTGGCGACCTGCCACACCTTCGAAAGTTGGCACTCAGAAGGTGTCCAAAGCTGAAGCGTCTTCCAGGTGGCTTGGAGCACTGCAAAATTATATCAACGATGGAGCTGATAGGTGCAGGACTAGTACAGGTCCTTGAGAAAATCCATGTGCAAGAGTTGATTGTGGAAGCAATGCCAAGTCTTACGGAAGTGTCAAATCTTCCACTAATGAAGGCATTTACAGTGATCAGCTGCCCAAACCTGGGAATTGTTTCAGGGGTGAACTCGCTGCAGCACATTCACATGGAAGATGAACAGCTTGAGCAGCTTCCGAAATGGCTGGGACAGCACTTTTCAAGGATAGAGACACTAGATATAGAAGGCAAAGAACAACTTCTTGCGAGGTGTGAACGCAATAAGGAAGACTGGTACATCGTTCGAGAGATTCCACGTGTTTATGCATATTTGCCTAAGAGATTGCCATATTTCTCGTATGCCCGGAGCAGTGATTTCTTTTGTAAATACAAGAGACAGAGAACAGACGCACGTAAGGATCATCTTCATTCACCAGAAGCTGGTGTACAGAGAACAGGTTTTACAGTCTCGTCCAGCTCCAGAGGAAACGATGATTCACCATTGGGACCAGCAGCTCCAGTTGATGAGACCGGCAGGAAGTTCTTGTCACTGGGACCACCTCCAACTGATGAGACCTACAAGAAAATCTTGTCGGTGATGTCATTGTTTGTTGTTATCGTGCTTTGGATGATCATGAATCTCACTGACTCCCACCACAACCTGTTAGAAGACCTCTCTTTGTTTGGTTTCTACGTTTGTACGATGTTTTACTTCATTTTTTTGGTAATGAAACGGCGTCGGTAA